The Leopardus geoffroyi isolate Oge1 chromosome C1, O.geoffroyi_Oge1_pat1.0, whole genome shotgun sequence sequence taagtgtccaacttcagctcaggtcatgatctcacggtctgtgagttcgagccccgcgttgggctctgtgctgacagctcagagcttggagcctgtttcagattctgtgtctccctctctctctgctcctcccctgttcatgctctgtctctctctgtctcaaaaataaataaacgttaaaaaaaaaaaaaagaaaatacattataatctcaataaaggcagaaaaatcatttgacaaaattccatTTCTATTCATGATAGAAACTGTCAGTAAAGCACATATAGAGGGACTTTCCCAGCCTGATAACGGGCACATGATTTGTAATACCTCATATTACTTTTTCCAAGAGCCACAAGTTGAGTACTATTAATATCAGAAtacaatgaggaaactaaggaacTGAGATCAGCTAATTTAACTACTGTCTCCATCTAGTAAACAACTGATGTAGGATGATAATCCACATCTATCTGTCTTAAGAGCCCACTCTTTCTGCTATAACATCTCACTTCccagtttgaaaaagaaatggaaattgcaATTTGCAGCAATGGCCTGGAGATTAGAATGGACAATATAATAGAAAATTGGTACTTGCATTAATTCTCTTttcagaaaatacataaaatttggcTGAGGATAAACTTTGGATTACTAAAGTCTACCTTTATGAGGAAAATTATGTTAGTATATATGACCAGTTAAAATGTCATATCTTATAAatcctaaaatataaatgttcttattgagaaaaatgagatcaatttatagaaaacaaaccaaaaaaattttattctgaagaaattaaagttgttcacaaatatttatgtatgagAATTTTCATTCTAGTgtttaaaatagcaaaaggaaTGGAAGCAATCTAATGTTCACTGAAAAGGAgagattaaatttattttgtatggtAGAATAAAATGCATTTGTGGGAATTTGTGCTCCTGATATTTTAAGCCTATAAATAGAGATCAAGATTCATATATAGAAAAAGAGACTAGAATGGAATACACTAAATGGTAACATTGATGCTGTGAATGgttctattctttatttctttctgcattttcttaatttttcacaattatattacttaaaaaaataaaatataaaaaaaagaatttaatgcagCAAAGTGTACAATGTTAGGAGGAAAGTTTTGCAGAGCCAGAGAGAGATGAGCTTACTCTAACACAGGGATTATCAGTTTATTGAAGGTTTTGACCAaatctccatttattttcatgCACCAGAAGCCACACACGAATCTGTAGGAGATCCCTGGGCCTGAGATGGCtggatttgttgaatgaaaagtTGTGGTCTCCCAACAGGTCTTTCCTATACACCTCCCTCCACAGTCTAGACCGTTCTATCTCCAACATTATTTGACATGGCCTTGCAAGTTAACAAGCCAATTTGGGGTGCTCTTTGTACATTCTCataaggcttttatttttctcattgttttgtaGCTATGACACCACTTGAAATGAACAATCAGACAGATGTCACTGAATTCATCTTCTTGGGATTTTCCAACCACCCCAAACTACAGGgcttgtttttcttggtttttttgcTCATTTACCTGACAACACTCCTGGGGAACATGCTCATTATAACAGCCACTAGAATCAGTCCTGCTCTCCACACTCCAATGTATTATTTCCTCAGCAACCTGAGTTTCTTGGACATCTGTTATACATCCACCACCATCCCCGTCATGCTGGTGAACTTCTTCCGGGAGAAGAAGACCATCTCATATGAGGGCTGCCTCTCCCAGATTTTCTTCCTCGTCACATGTGCTGGCACTGAATGTGTCTTATTGGCCGCTATGGCTTATGATCGCTATGTAGCCATTTGCCACCCTCTTCAATATCCCGTCCTCATGCGTGTGAAGGTCTGTATTTTTTTGGTGACTGGGTCCTGGCTGTGTGGGCTGGTGAATTCTGTGACACACACAGTGCTGGCAGCCACACTGACTCTCTGTGGGCCCAACCAAATCAGCCACTTTCTCTGTGACATTCCTCTGCTCCTGAAGCTCTCCTGTTCAGACACCTCTCTCAATGAGTCTGTGCTTCATGTGGCCAGTGCCACCATTGGCCTGAGCCCCTGTCTGTTTACTGGAGTGTCCTACATACTCATCATTTCTTCCATTCTTAGGATTCCCTCTGCTCAGGGCAGGAGCAAGGCCTTCTCTACCTGTGCATCCCACCTCACTGTGGTGGTGGTCTTTTATGGAACAGCCAACTTTAACTATGACAGACCCAGAGAAGGTTACTCCCTAGACATGGATATTCTGGTTTCTGTGCTCTTCTGTGTTATGACTCCCATGTTGGACCCCATCATATACAGCCTGAGAAACAAGGAGGTCAAGGGTGCTCTGAGGAAGCTGGCTGGAGGGTATATGATCCCTGGCAATATTGGTGTCTAGATCAATGGTCTTCAACCAGCATGAAAAATTTCCAAGATATTTTTAACATGAATAGTTTTAGAGTCTATATCCAGATCCTCAATTCCTACATACCAGTTCCCAAAATTGATCTTCTCAGgaacttctttctctcctctttttccacCGGTACTCTGTTTTCCACTTTGCAAAGTCATAATGTGTcagatattttgtatttgttctcAGCACCATCTCGATCCTTCTAAGTTCTCCCCACATCATAGGGCTGAAATCCTTGGAAACCCTACCAgcatgtttccattttaaattctCCCAAtgtaggtgcctgggtggctcagtcagttaggtgtctgactttggctcaggtcatgatctcacagttgtgggttcaagcactgtGTCGGGCtttggactgacagctcagagcctggagcctgcttcagattctgtgcccttctcccacttctctctttctctctctgccccttccccacttgtgttctccctctttttcaaaaataaataaataaacattttttaaaaattaaattctgccAATGTAAGGGTCATACACAAGAGATTAGGAAAGGAATATAGAAGAAATTGTCTTCTCTGGATCTGGTGCCAGTGGCAGATGAGCACTGTGGTGGCAGAAACAGACTTCTGGGTGGCATTAGCTGATGTTTACAGTCTCCTGCTGTTCTTGAGACATAAGGTCACACAAGTATGAAATGAGTATTTCTCTATAGGGAGGGTAAGAGGCTTCCATAAAGAGGGTAATATAACCTGCCTTCCCCTTTTCCCATTCTTCCAGCTTTTCCAACACATTGATCACTTATTTCTTGTGTTAAGTTCCTCTAGGTTGGAATATCTagattggtttttatttcttccacgAACACTAACTGCTGCAGCATTTTATATCAGGAATTGTTCTAGGAAACTGACCCTCAAAGATAGAAATCTGGATTGAATATCTGGTTGGATGGAGTTTAAATAATTTGATGGCATCATAGCCAATGGAAAATGGGGAATCTGGTCATTCATGGCATTCAATGACAAAAAGCTGCTTAAAATTGTCAATAGACATTGTCTGAAATAAAATGTCTGTTAGAAACCAGGCTTTGAAATACCAAATTACTGCTACAATTGACCTTCGTGGTGGGAATGAAGACTATGAAATAGTTTAACTGACTGCTATTACTGATTGCAACGGAACATTTATAGGAAGAAAATGACAGGCTCAGGCATTTAAATTCCTCACTCAAGTCAAGGTCAAACAATCAGAAAATCTTATATCCCTCTAAACTGATAAAGTGTAATTCAAAGCAAAAATCTGATTTTATGGTTTGCACAATTACAAAGTAGATTGTAAATACATAATTTCTCCAAGTCTCTTACGTACCAATTGGGACATTGACTTGGGAATGAGTGAGACTCattattaaaatgggaaaatacagtGGATTTGTATAAATCTTAGAACCTTGAATCCCTAAATCTCCTTTAACCTTCCCTCCCATCAGAAGTAGCCCCTCCTCCCCTATCTGAGGAGACTAACCATCCCTTAGGTGAAACCCTATAATTACCTATAATTACCCCACCTGAGACAATTGTCTTACAATTCATTTCCTCTAGACTCTTAATTGAGGTCCAATCCCAGAATACCTCAGGCTAATGGCACAAGGTATAACCGAGGAGATTATAATGttcacaccaaaataaaatttcaagattttaccagttttttatTGGTAAAAGCCTTGAGAATATGTATGACAATGGAGACTTAGTGTGCTAGACCAAAGAGGACAGAATATATTGCTGGATAATTCTGAATATATTCATATGGATTCATTTACCAGAAATTTTGGGTTCAATGTGTTATCTTGAGCAGATGAGAGGGGCTCCAGCTGTTTCTTTGGTTGGCTAACTGAAACCTACACTCAGTAATGGACTGCATTCAATAAAATTCAGATGCCAGGATATTCCTGACATAATTCAAAAGATGGAATCCAAAgcttcagggaaataaaaatgttggaatGGATTTATTTTACATGACCCTCTTACCCTAGATCCACAAAGTATTCAAGGAGGGACCAAAGTACATTCTCTTTACCAAAATCTCCTGCAAAATGCACTGATAAAGAGAGTACCAACATCCTTGTAAAGCTTGTAGTGGCTCTCCTCTGCAGCTTGGGAATGACACTAAGAGAGGGCATCATTAAAATGGACTTCCTTATTTCAGTGGGAATGGTGGGATTCTGAAGCAGTAGCAGTCATGTGGTTTTGCAGAAATTGGAATATTTTAATCTGTAGGGATCTTTGGCAGCGGCTAAATGATCACATTATCTCTAGATCTGAAATGAATGGACATCTTACTAAAATGAAAAACCCCAAGTCCAGTAGCTAGAATCATTACTTGAATCATCACGATGGAGAGCTACCCTCACCCATTCTCAGACTTTCTGAACCAACAGATCTAATGAGTTTTGTAGAGTCTGTGGCATATGGGCTGCCATACAAAGCCCCTGAGGCACCAATAGGAGAATCACAATGCCAGTCACCTAGAATCTGGAGCAAACCCATGTTGTCTTCAGAAGATAATTCTTATCCCTTTGAGAAAAAGCTCCTGGCTGCTAATGGGTCCCCAAAGAGACTGAATACCTGGCCATGGACTACAAAGCTTTTAACAATGTGATCTAAGTTATTTATATGAACTGTGTTCTCTGATCTACCAAGCTATGAACATGGGTAAGTGAGATAGCACCTCATCATCAAAGTGACATTGTATATACAATGTCAAGTTCCAAATAGTCCCGAAGGCCCAAATTAGTGACATAAGCAAGTGGTTCAGACTTCCACACACCTTACTTTATTGTACTGGCATCTTCCTCAACACAAATGAATGGCCTCACAGGAAGT is a genomic window containing:
- the LOC123596849 gene encoding olfactory receptor 5V1-like, which gives rise to MTPLEMNNQTDVTEFIFLGFSNHPKLQGLFFLVFLLIYLTTLLGNMLIITATRISPALHTPMYYFLSNLSFLDICYTSTTIPVMLVNFFREKKTISYEGCLSQIFFLVTCAGTECVLLAAMAYDRYVAICHPLQYPVLMRVKVCIFLVTGSWLCGLVNSVTHTVLAATLTLCGPNQISHFLCDIPLLLKLSCSDTSLNESVLHVASATIGLSPCLFTGVSYILIISSILRIPSAQGRSKAFSTCASHLTVVVVFYGTANFNYDRPREGYSLDMDILVSVLFCVMTPMLDPIIYSLRNKEVKGALRKLAGGYMIPGNIGV